From Bacteroidota bacterium, one genomic window encodes:
- a CDS encoding branched-chain amino acid aminotransferase — MENIDWGSLPFGYFKTDYNVRCYYRDGKWGELEISSSEYISIHIAATCLHYGQEAFEGMKVFHGKDGKVRVFRWEENARRMQRSADGIMMAKVPLELFKEAIIKAVRLNWKYIPPYGTGAALYIRPLLIGTGPQVGVKPATEYMFMIFVGPVGPYFKEGFNPVKIQLVKDYDRAAPNGTGHIKVGGNYAASLRPAARAKDEGFASVLFHDSMHKKYIDEAGPANFFGIKGNTYVTPDSHTILPSITNMSLRQLATDMGLTVEQRHVPVEELEEFEEAGACGTAAIISPICMIEDRDSGKQYIYCKDGKAGPKSTALYNKLRAIQFGEEPDPYNWVEIIEKD, encoded by the coding sequence ATGGAAAATATTGATTGGGGAAGTCTGCCGTTCGGATATTTCAAGACAGACTACAATGTACGTTGTTATTACAGGGATGGAAAATGGGGGGAATTGGAAATTTCCTCTTCAGAGTACATTTCCATTCACATTGCTGCTACCTGTTTGCATTACGGTCAGGAAGCCTTTGAGGGTATGAAAGTCTTTCATGGGAAAGACGGTAAAGTTAGGGTTTTTCGGTGGGAAGAAAATGCCCGTCGCATGCAGCGTTCGGCTGATGGGATCATGATGGCAAAAGTGCCGTTGGAGCTCTTCAAGGAAGCGATAATCAAAGCGGTCAGGCTGAACTGGAAATATATTCCACCGTACGGTACGGGGGCTGCTTTGTATATTCGACCGCTCCTGATCGGCACCGGACCGCAGGTAGGAGTTAAGCCGGCTACGGAATATATGTTCATGATTTTCGTAGGGCCGGTTGGGCCTTATTTCAAAGAGGGTTTCAACCCGGTAAAGATTCAGCTTGTTAAAGACTACGATCGTGCTGCACCGAATGGTACAGGACATATCAAAGTAGGCGGTAACTATGCAGCTAGCCTTCGTCCTGCAGCCAGGGCCAAAGATGAGGGTTTTGCTTCAGTTTTATTCCATGATTCCATGCACAAAAAATACATTGATGAGGCTGGACCTGCCAACTTTTTTGGGATCAAGGGCAACACCTATGTGACGCCGGATTCGCATACCATCCTGCCCTCTATCACCAATATGAGTCTGCGGCAGCTTGCTACAGATATGGGTTTGACGGTTGAACAAAGGCATGTGCCTGTAGAAGAACTGGAGGAGTTTGAAGAGGCTGGTGCATGTGGAACAGCAGCCATCATTTCCCCGATTTGTATGATCGAGGATCGTGATTCCGGTAAACAATACATTTACTGCAAAGACGGTAAAGCCGGCCCGAAGTCTACTGCTTTGTATAATAAACTACGTGCCATTCAGTTCGGAGAGGAACCCGATCCATACAACTGGGTGGAGATTATAGAAAAAGACTAG
- the pyrF gene encoding orotidine-5'-phosphate decarboxylase, which translates to MNKNSLINNIKEKKSFLCIGLDSDINKIPKHLHVKGDPVFEFNKAIIDATHDLAIAYKPNIAFYESRGSEGWNSLRKTIEYLKQYDKEIFTIADAKRGDIGNTSRQYAKTFLEYLNFDAITVAPYMGEDSITPFLEYEDKWVILLALTSNKGALDFQMISDRDDDLRLFEKVLTISQKWGNPENMMYVVGATQAEMLQTVRKHVPDHFLLVPGIGAQGGDLKEVVKNGINSDCGLIVNSSRDIIFADNTELFAETAREKARKMQALMESLLLENNF; encoded by the coding sequence ATGAACAAAAACTCATTAATCAACAATATAAAGGAAAAAAAATCATTCCTGTGTATCGGCCTCGACTCCGACATTAACAAAATACCAAAGCATTTGCATGTTAAAGGGGATCCTGTATTCGAGTTCAACAAGGCCATCATTGATGCCACGCATGATCTTGCCATTGCATACAAGCCCAACATTGCATTCTACGAAAGCAGAGGCAGCGAAGGATGGAATAGTCTCCGCAAAACCATCGAATACCTCAAACAGTACGATAAGGAGATTTTCACCATTGCCGATGCCAAACGTGGCGACATAGGGAACACATCCAGACAATATGCCAAGACCTTCCTGGAGTATCTCAATTTTGACGCCATCACCGTTGCTCCATACATGGGAGAAGATTCCATAACTCCATTTCTTGAGTACGAAGATAAGTGGGTGATTCTGCTGGCACTCACATCCAATAAAGGTGCGCTGGATTTTCAGATGATAAGCGACAGAGATGATGACCTGCGCTTATTTGAGAAAGTTCTGACCATCTCACAAAAATGGGGAAACCCTGAAAATATGATGTATGTGGTTGGGGCAACACAGGCTGAGATGTTGCAGACAGTGAGAAAACATGTTCCCGACCATTTTCTGCTAGTACCCGGGATAGGAGCTCAGGGAGGAGACCTCAAAGAGGTTGTAAAAAATGGCATTAACAGCGATTGCGGACTGATAGTCAACTCATCACGTGATATTATTTTTGCCGACAATACGGAACTCTTTGCCGAAACGGCCCGTGAAAAAGCAAGAAAAATGCAGGCCCTGATGGAGAGCCTGCTTCTGGAAAATAATTTCTAG
- the prfA gene encoding peptide chain release factor 1 yields MLDKLSGIYERYKAIREQMNDPSVMSDMKRYIKLNKDYKDLEPIVEAYQKYKNIMGNIESSKEILKTEKDEEFRDMAKHELDTLYEEREKLEEEIKFLLIPEDPQDSRNAIVEIRAGTGGDEASIFAGDLYRMYTRYCETVGWKIEPVNATEGTVGGFKEVIFNVKGDKVYGRLKFESGVHRVQRVPKTETQGRVHTSAASVVVLPEAEEFDVEVKLEDIRRDTYCSSGPGGQSVNTTYSAVRLTHIPTGIVVTCQDQKSQIKNYERAMVVLRTRIYEREYKKYLDEISSKRKTMVSTGDRSAKIRTYNWPQGRVTDHRINLTLYNLQSIIDGNVDELIDQLQLAENAERLKEELA; encoded by the coding sequence ATGTTAGATAAGTTATCAGGAATTTACGAACGGTACAAGGCTATCCGTGAGCAGATGAACGATCCCTCCGTGATGTCGGATATGAAGCGCTACATCAAGCTTAACAAGGATTATAAGGATCTGGAACCTATTGTTGAGGCATATCAGAAGTACAAAAACATAATGGGGAATATTGAATCCTCCAAAGAAATCCTGAAAACCGAGAAAGATGAGGAATTCCGCGACATGGCAAAACATGAGCTTGACACTCTTTATGAGGAGCGGGAAAAGCTGGAGGAGGAAATTAAGTTTTTGCTCATTCCGGAGGATCCTCAGGATAGTCGCAACGCTATCGTGGAGATCAGAGCCGGCACGGGAGGTGACGAGGCAAGCATTTTTGCAGGGGATCTTTACAGAATGTACACCCGTTATTGCGAGACTGTGGGTTGGAAGATTGAACCTGTTAACGCAACCGAAGGCACTGTAGGCGGATTCAAAGAGGTGATCTTCAATGTTAAGGGAGATAAGGTTTATGGAAGGCTCAAGTTCGAATCAGGTGTTCACAGGGTGCAGCGTGTCCCAAAAACTGAAACACAGGGAAGGGTGCACACATCGGCAGCTTCTGTGGTTGTTCTTCCTGAAGCTGAAGAATTTGATGTGGAAGTAAAGCTGGAAGATATCCGTCGGGATACCTACTGTTCTTCCGGGCCCGGAGGACAATCGGTAAATACGACCTATTCAGCAGTAAGGCTCACACATATCCCTACAGGAATTGTAGTTACTTGCCAGGATCAAAAGTCGCAGATAAAAAACTATGAACGGGCTATGGTTGTTTTACGCACACGCATCTACGAAAGGGAATACAAGAAATATCTCGATGAGATTTCATCAAAAAGAAAAACCATGGTTTCCACAGGCGACCGCTCAGCTAAAATACGCACTTATAACTGGCCTCAGGGCCGTGTGACCGACCACCGTATCAACCTGACTCTTTATAACCTTCAGAGTATTATCGACGGAAATGTAGATGAACTCATCGATCAACTCCAACTTGCCGAAAACGCTGAAAGATTAAAAGAAGAACTTGCCTGA